The Nitrospinota bacterium nucleotide sequence GTATGAGCCTCTAATGGTGAAAGTACCGTTTTGGGTTTCGTTATTGTCGCAGAAATCATCAAAGACATATTTGCCGCTCAAAGTTTTTGCTTCTTCATCGACAGTCATTGTGATGGTATTGCTCCCACCGCAGGATCCTGATTCCACAGAGGTCTCCGTTTTAAAAAGAGGGAATCTTAAGTCGTAAAAATTTAATATGCGTTCGTACGGTTTGAGAGACGGTTTTGAAAAGGATGACGCCGCTCCACCGCCTATGGACGCTCCTCCAGAGACCGCGAATATCATGGTCTCTGCGTTATCAGCAGAAAGTTTTACCTTGGTAGTTTTCCCCTTGTATTCGATTCCCGAAGGGGTGGACGAATTTTCTTTTGCGTTGTCCTCCAGCAGAGAACCGCATGACATGAACGCGAGAGAGGGTGCCGTCAATGCCAGGGCCAAGCAGAGCGTAAACGCGGGCCGCGAGATTCTGCCTCCCTTTTTTGCGACGGCGATCCTTGCCGCGTTATAGAACTGTGAAACCCTTTTGATTATCGACATGTGAAGAATCCTCCTTAATACAGACAAATGAACCCTCTTTTTCCGGTTTACTGTTAATTCCCGTTCAGATGCATGTTGTATTTGCGATATCCGACAAACTGCGGGAATTGTAACAATATTCTCCTTATATGGCAATATATAAGCGATAAATATGCGCGGAATTCTCAAGATGCGGAATTTAAGGGTATGCGATTTGCTTGCGCAGGTTTCGAAATTCAGCCGCCTCTTTCCTGCGGAGGCGAAACATGGGCATGGGGGGCAAGTGCGCCGACCTTGATGCCGTCAGTTTTTACTGTTGGCCTTCCTTCGGTTCCGGTTCGGCGGCCTTTTCCGGCTTGCGGTTGACGACTACGCCTGAGGGCCTGACCACCCTGTCGTGGAGGAGATAGCCTACGCGCTGTTCCTCGATTATCACGTTATCCTCCACATCGGGATTCTGATGAATTGAGACCGCCTCGTGGTATACGGGATCAAATTTTTCCCCGGAGGTTTTTATAGGTTTCAGATGGTGCTGTTCGAGGGTCTTCTTCATGCCGTCAAGCGCCATATTCACGCCGTCGCGCAGTGGGTCCTTCTGGTCGGCGTATTTGAGGGCAAGCTCAAGGTTGTCCATTACCAGCAGCAGATCCCTCATCAGGGGAAGAGATGCGTATTTTAACGCGTCATGCTTCTGCTTCTCCAGCCTCTTGCGCGAGTTCTCCATCTCGGCCATGCTTCTTAAAAGCTGATCCTTCAGAGAGGCTACTTCGGCCTCAAGTATTTCTTCTTTGGAAGGTTCGGGCTGGGCGGGAGCTTTATCGCCAGCATCCATTAATTCTTCCGTCTCCTTGTCGGCAGTTGCAGTTTTTTCGCCCTGCTTCTTTTCGTCAGTTGCGGTTTCATGCTTTGCAGTTTTACCCTTTTTCGTCACTTTGAAGAAAACCTCCTGTTTATTTCCGATGATAAATGTTCAAGCAGGCCGAAAATGTACGGATAATCCATTCTGATGGGACCCATTACCCCTACGGTCCCCTGCAATCCGTCCATGTCCACGAAGGATGACGTAACAAGGGAGCATCCGTTGAATTCGTCCGAAGTAAAATCCGAGCCGAGGCTTGCGTGTACTTTTCTGTTCTCAATGCATTTTTCGATTATCTCAAGGAGCCTTTTCCTGTCCGAAAGCGTCTTTAATACCTGCTTCAGCATCTTTCTGTTCTTTTCGAATTCGGGAGCATCAAGGAGGTCGGCGGTCCCCTCCAGCGTTATTTCCGGCGCCGGGATCAGTTCCAGCATCTTTTCATGGAACGCAAGCGCGGTTTCCTGGAGCCGTTTGTACCTGTTCTCGTGGTGCGTCACCGATTCCCTCAGCCTGTTCCTTATCTGCCTCAGCGTCAGCCCGCTGTATCCGAGGTTAAGGAAGTTGGAAAGTTCCGTCAGCTCGCTTTCGTTCCACTCCTCCTCGATGGAAAAGAGGATGTTCTGCGTTCTTGAGTGCGGAGTGACAAGCACCGCCTGGATGAGGTTCCTGTTTATTTTCAGAAAATGGAATTTCTCGATGGGAGAATCGGTTACCGAGGGGAGGAGCATCAGGCTTGCCTGATGGGAAAAGGTGTTCAATATCTTTGTCACCTTTTCGAAACTGTTCTCGCCCGATTCAGCCGAGCTTGCAATGGTATCGTTGATAAGTTTCTTCTGGCTTTCAGGGAGCGGTTTTGCCGGCATAAGCTCTTCCACGAAGAAACGGTACCCCTTCTCCGTAGGTATCCTGCCGGATGAAGAGTGCTGTTTTATCAGGAATCCCTCCTCGTCGAGATCGGCGAGGACGTTTCGGATCGTTGCTGGGCTAAGATCGAGATCGGAGAGGGCGCTTTTAGAAAGTGTGCGTGAGCCTATCGGCGCCGAACTCTCTATATGCCCGAGCACCACTTCCCGCAGTACCCGCATCTTTCTGTCTTCCATATCTTTCCCGTCCCTTTATGTTGATGTCAGATATATTTTATAACAGATTCCGTCGCAACTTGGCTAAGTCAGTTTCCTCTTTATATCAGTTCTTTGCGCCAAGCATGACGAAATCGGCCTTTTTGGCTTTGAACACGGCATCAAGCGGCTCTTTCAAGCCGTCCTTCATTTTAAACGCGATAAGGTCGGCGTCTCTCCCTTTCTCTATGCTGCCGGAATTGAGGTCAAGCGCACGCGCGCCGTTGACAGTCGCCATTTCGATCAGTCGTTCGCGCGGGAGAGATGGAAAATAGGCCGCCCCCATCCGCAGTTCATTCAGCATGGATAGCGAGCTGTTTGACGCAAGCGAATCGGTGCCGAGCGCGGGCTTCAACCCGTAATCCAGCAGTTTTTTAAGCGGCATGACGTTCCCTCGCCCGAACCAAACCGACGAGCCGGGACAAAACACGGGAACAGCGTTCGCGGACGCGAGCAACTTTATATCGTTCTCGTCTATCTCGTTGAGGTGAACGGCGAGCGTATTCTCCAGAATGCCAAGCGAATGCAAATGCGCAACCGGCGATTTACCGTACCCTCTGAATCCGTCGGGTAAAAAACCTCTCTCTTCAAGGAGCCCGGCGAGTTCGCCGGAACCGTGCCAGATGAACTCATCTTCATCAAGCGTCTCTGCCAGATGAATGGAGAAGGGGATGGAGAGTTCCTCCGCCAGCATTTTTAGAAGTTTAAGGAGTTTCGGCGAAACATTGTACGCGGAGTGCGGGGCGATGCCGACGTCAATCCCTCTTCGGGCAAGCTCCTCTGCGGTTGCCCTTGTCTTTTGGAGAGCCTCCTCGGCGTCCTTTTCGTGCGGAGCGAGCGGCTCAAGGAAAGTTATCCCTTTCAGGCGTGAACCGGCGAGTGGTGAAACGAAATCGCCGGAACTCGCGATGTCCCCTACTGCGGAGATCCCGGAGCCCTGCATCTCTTCTATCGCCTCTTTCATGGATGCTTCCCGGAGATCCTGCGGCGTCTCCATGTTGTACCTTATCACTCCGGGTATCCATTTGGAGAACGAGCCGGGATACTTTCTCCCTCTCATGCCGGAAAGCTGGAGGTGGCAGTGCGCGTTGACGAATCCGGGGAGGACTATATGCGATGAAAGGTCGATGATGTTGTCGACCCTTTCCGTAGCGGTGTTGATCGGGCCGAAACCGGCAACTTTCCCCTTGTCGACGAGGATGTAGCCGTTTTCGATAGGGTGTGAGGTGACCGGATAAATGATACCGGCTTTTAGAAGGGTCGCCACAGGCCTCCCTTACCGTGAAGGAAAGCCTGCGGCAATCCGCGAATCGTTCGGCTTGTTATCGCCTCTCGCCAAGAAGCCTCAGCAACATTATGAAGAGGTTGATGAAGTCGAGGTAGAGCCTGAGCGCGCCGGAGATCGCCTCCTTGGTATCTTCCTGTGTACCTTCGTTGCCGATTATGTTCATCTTCAGTATCGACTGGGTGTCGTAGGCGATGAGGCCGGTGAAGATGAGCACACCCGCGTATGTGGTTATCCAGTAAACGGCAGGGCTTTGAAGGAACATGTTCACTAGCGAAGCTATTATTATTCCGATCAGGCCCATGAATAAGAAGGAGCCCCACGAGGTAAGATCCTTTTTAGTGGTCGCGCCGTAGAAGGACATCGCCGCGAACATTCCGCCGGTCACGAGGAACGCGGTGGTAATCGACGACTGCGTGTACGCAACGAAGATCACCGAGAAGGTGAGGCCGTTTAGCGCGGCGTAGCCGATGAACACGTTCATCGCCCTCTGCGCGCTCATTTGCATAACACGCGAGGCGAGGTAGAAAACGAGACCGAGCTCGCCGATGATAATGCCGAAAAAGAGGATCGGGTTGCCGATAATAGCGTTGTAAATCGATGGCGTGTTCGCCACATACCATGCCACAATGGCGGTAACCGCAAGTCCGGCCGCCATCCAGTTGTAAACGCGTATGAGAAACCTGGACTGTTCCGCCGCGATGGAGCTGGAAGGGGCGTAAGCGGCTTTTGCCCTGGGTCTGTTCAAATCACGAAAATCCTGCATCTGTTCGACTCCTTTAATTGTTCGATTGTTTATGCCAATATATAAGACCATTATAGAGAAGGGTCAAGCAAAGGGCAAAAAAAGTTTCCCTTAAGAAATATCAAATAAATTCGTTTGACAAATCCCCGGCAAGGCGTATAATTTCTCTTTCGAATTAACTTTAGAGAATATGGAATAGGCAATGAAAACAACGTATTTTGCGCGAAAAGAAGACTTCCCGGAAAACGGGAAAAAGTGGCGGATAATCGATGCCGACGGCATTGTGCTTGGAAAGCTGGCTGTAAAGGTGGCGGACGCATTGAGAGGCAAGGATAAGCCTACATTCACCCACCATGTGGACACAGGCGACTATGTAATAGTCGTAAACGCAGCGAAGGTTAAGCTGACCGGGGCCAAAGTGGACAAGAAGATATACTATCATCACACAGGTTTTATAGGTCATCTCAGGAGCGCGACAGCTTCCGAGATGCTGGAAAAGCACCCTGAAAGGGTGATCGAGGCGGCTGTTTCGGGAATGCTCCCGAAGAACAAGCTTCGCTCGAAGTTTATGAAAAAGCTGAAGGTGTATGGCGGTGCGGCTCATACGCACGAGGCGCAAAAGCCTGAAAAAATGGAGATTAACTGACTATGGCTAAAGGGCTGGTCGACGGAAGGGCATATGCCACTGGGCGGAGAAAGACCGCTTCATGCAGGGTCTGGGTTAAGCCCGGCTCCGGCGTTATCAAGGTAAACAGGCAGGAGCTTGGCGCCTACTTCAAAAGGCCGACCTCCGAGATGCTGGTAAAACAGCCGCTCACGATAGTTGACGGACTGACAAAATACGACGTAACCGCCACCGTATGCGGAAGCGGTCTGAACTCGCAGGCAGGCGCAGTAAGGCACGGTATCGCCCGCGCGCTTCTGAAGCTTGACCCCGGTTTCCGTCTGCCGCTGAAAAAGAAGGGGCTTCTCACAAGGGATCCCCGCATGAAAGAGAGAAAAAAACCGGGACAGCCGGGCGCAAGGAAGAAGTACCAGTTCTCCAAGCGTTAATAGAGAGATTACAAAAATGGATCTATTTATTTTGATTTCGGCAATGATTCAGGCAACGCTAGCGGTGCGTCTCGGCCTGGTCACGCTTCCAACCTTTTCCCATATGATATGGGTGAGGAGAAACTGGCGGTTTTAAGACGACAGAAAATTCGTTTTCACAAGCCGCCGGTTTTAAGAACCGGCGGCTTTTTTTTTGGTCAAAAATAATTTGCAGAGGATAAAAAGGTGAACCGCTTAAAGGATCTACAGAGTTCGGGCCTCGCGTTGATGTTGCTATCGACCTTCTTTTTCGGCTTCAAGCCGATTCTGGTAAGGATGGCGCTCGACGAAGGGGTAACGCCGGAAGATATTCTGATACTCCGCCTGATGATAGCCGTGCCGCTTTTCTTCCTGACCGTTCTGCTGATGCGAAAACTTGGCGATATGTGGATGCCGCCGGTTGAGTTTATTCTTTCATCAATCGTCGCCGTTGCCGGTATGGGGGGAGCGATGCTCTTCTCCTTCTACGCCATCAAGTACCTCGGCGCTTCGGTATCGACGCTGGTGATTTTCGTCTTTCCGGCGATTACGGCCCTTCTGTCGTTCGTCTTTTTCGGCGAACCGGTAACGAGCAGGAAGAAGCTTAGCCTCCTCATTTCGTTCCTCGGGATAATCCTTGTCGTTATCCCGCTGTCGAACGGCAACGGATTTGGCAATATCGCCGGATTCGATCCCGGCAAGGGGCTTTTCTTCGCGATGCTCTGCGCCCTCTGCTGGGCGTCGACGCAGGTGGCGTATCAGAAGATATTGGAGAAGAGGTCGCCGGTAACGACCGCGCTGATGACCTCTGTTGCGATGCTGGTTTTCTTTTTCGCCATGAACGGAATGCCGTCTACCGGTCTGACCACCAGGGCGTGGACGGCGGTAATCCTTCTCGGCACTGTAAGCTGGTACGTCCCGTTCTTCCTCGCGATGTACGCGCTAAAGATGATCGGCGCATCGAAGGCGGCGATAGTGCAGAGCACAGGCCCCGGTCTTACGGTTCTGATAGCCGGCCTTATGCTGGGCGAGAAGCTGGTGGCGCTTCAGTTCGGCGGGATGTTCCTCCTTATATACGCGGTGTATATGATAGGGAGCGAGAAGTCGCCAGCGAGGGCCGATCAGGAGCCGTCAACAGTGGCGATCAGGAACGGCGGAACGATAGAGCCGGAGCCTCTCCCCGTGCGCGACGAATAACGAAAAACAGATAGCCGGGCGGTTCTCCGCCCGGCTTTAAAACTAACAAATTTGTCTAGTCACCACAAATACAATTAGTTGTAGTCTGATATGCGCTCTTAATAGATTTTGAGCATAAAGTCGAAAAACATTATCACGAAAAAATACCATAATTGATGTTGATTCTCCTATGAATTTATATTATTTTCGAAAAAACAATAAATGGGGGAGTGATTTTAACAATGGATAGATAAATTATTAACCTTTTTAGTGGAGATAGCAAAATGACAGATTATGATTCGTATTACGATGTTATAAAAAACAAACTTGGCATCGAAGAAGCATATAAGGAGGCTAAAGAAGATTCTATAGATAGGTCACATGTTATAAATATGTTGTTAACTTGCATTACGACACTCCTATCTACTTGTTCACCATATGATTCTAAATCTACATTAATAAAAAATAAGGTAGCAAAAAGTTTGGAAAATCTAAAACCATTGATCCGATGAAATAAATCTCAAAAACCTGTAGATACTTAATCGTATATTGCTAACAAATTACTAGACGAATTACAAATAACAAATGGTCGCGTGGGGGACACCACGAGGCATATTTTTATTGAAGCCTGAATTTTCGCCTAACAGCAAGGATAAAAAGGGCACTAGATGTATATGTAAGTAATGTGTGAATAATCGCAAGAATATATTCTAGTAGATTCATGTTTGTAATATCACATGCCTTGACAAAGGATAAGGGGCGAAATGCGTTTAGAAAAAGTATCTGCAATGCCTCGTCAGACCACGAATACCGAAAAATCCAGAAAAATACAAATTGAATGATAATTAGCCATATAAAAGGA carries:
- a CDS encoding nucleotide exchange factor GrpE, with protein sequence MTKKGKTAKHETATDEKKQGEKTATADKETEELMDAGDKAPAQPEPSKEEILEAEVASLKDQLLRSMAEMENSRKRLEKQKHDALKYASLPLMRDLLLVMDNLELALKYADQKDPLRDGVNMALDGMKKTLEQHHLKPIKTSGEKFDPVYHEAVSIHQNPDVEDNVIIEEQRVGYLLHDRVVRPSGVVVNRKPEKAAEPEPKEGQQ
- the hrcA gene encoding heat-inducible transcriptional repressor HrcA; the protein is MEDRKMRVLREVVLGHIESSAPIGSRTLSKSALSDLDLSPATIRNVLADLDEEGFLIKQHSSSGRIPTEKGYRFFVEELMPAKPLPESQKKLINDTIASSAESGENSFEKVTKILNTFSHQASLMLLPSVTDSPIEKFHFLKINRNLIQAVLVTPHSRTQNILFSIEEEWNESELTELSNFLNLGYSGLTLRQIRNRLRESVTHHENRYKRLQETALAFHEKMLELIPAPEITLEGTADLLDAPEFEKNRKMLKQVLKTLSDRKRLLEIIEKCIENRKVHASLGSDFTSDEFNGCSLVTSSFVDMDGLQGTVGVMGPIRMDYPYIFGLLEHLSSEINRRFSSK
- a CDS encoding amidohydrolase family protein is translated as MATLLKAGIIYPVTSHPIENGYILVDKGKVAGFGPINTATERVDNIIDLSSHIVLPGFVNAHCHLQLSGMRGRKYPGSFSKWIPGVIRYNMETPQDLREASMKEAIEEMQGSGISAVGDIASSGDFVSPLAGSRLKGITFLEPLAPHEKDAEEALQKTRATAEELARRGIDVGIAPHSAYNVSPKLLKLLKMLAEELSIPFSIHLAETLDEDEFIWHGSGELAGLLEERGFLPDGFRGYGKSPVAHLHSLGILENTLAVHLNEIDENDIKLLASANAVPVFCPGSSVWFGRGNVMPLKKLLDYGLKPALGTDSLASNSSLSMLNELRMGAAYFPSLPRERLIEMATVNGARALDLNSGSIEKGRDADLIAFKMKDGLKEPLDAVFKAKKADFVMLGAKN
- a CDS encoding Bax inhibitor-1/YccA family protein, with amino-acid sequence MQDFRDLNRPRAKAAYAPSSSIAAEQSRFLIRVYNWMAAGLAVTAIVAWYVANTPSIYNAIIGNPILFFGIIIGELGLVFYLASRVMQMSAQRAMNVFIGYAALNGLTFSVIFVAYTQSSITTAFLVTGGMFAAMSFYGATTKKDLTSWGSFLFMGLIGIIIASLVNMFLQSPAVYWITTYAGVLIFTGLIAYDTQSILKMNIIGNEGTQEDTKEAISGALRLYLDFINLFIMLLRLLGERR
- the rplM gene encoding 50S ribosomal protein L13, which gives rise to MKTTYFARKEDFPENGKKWRIIDADGIVLGKLAVKVADALRGKDKPTFTHHVDTGDYVIVVNAAKVKLTGAKVDKKIYYHHTGFIGHLRSATASEMLEKHPERVIEAAVSGMLPKNKLRSKFMKKLKVYGGAAHTHEAQKPEKMEIN
- the rpsI gene encoding 30S ribosomal protein S9; the encoded protein is MAKGLVDGRAYATGRRKTASCRVWVKPGSGVIKVNRQELGAYFKRPTSEMLVKQPLTIVDGLTKYDVTATVCGSGLNSQAGAVRHGIARALLKLDPGFRLPLKKKGLLTRDPRMKERKKPGQPGARKKYQFSKR
- a CDS encoding DMT family transporter, with protein sequence MNRLKDLQSSGLALMLLSTFFFGFKPILVRMALDEGVTPEDILILRLMIAVPLFFLTVLLMRKLGDMWMPPVEFILSSIVAVAGMGGAMLFSFYAIKYLGASVSTLVIFVFPAITALLSFVFFGEPVTSRKKLSLLISFLGIILVVIPLSNGNGFGNIAGFDPGKGLFFAMLCALCWASTQVAYQKILEKRSPVTTALMTSVAMLVFFFAMNGMPSTGLTTRAWTAVILLGTVSWYVPFFLAMYALKMIGASKAAIVQSTGPGLTVLIAGLMLGEKLVALQFGGMFLLIYAVYMIGSEKSPARADQEPSTVAIRNGGTIEPEPLPVRDE